In Saprospiraceae bacterium, the sequence ATATTGCCGCTACCATCCTGGATATTGAGATAAGTCAAACAATGGTCTTTATTGCCTGCTGCATCCCAAACGTAGATATTAACTTCATTGATCGCACTTTGTCCGCCCGGCACATCTGCACAAGTAAATGTATCGCTCAATTGTTTGCCATCGGCGTCAAAGCTAAACTTCAAATCAGCCTTTTTGGTACAGTTGTCATAGCTGCCGGCATTTAGATCAGTTGCCCAAACAATAACAGAACCGGTGGAAGGCATGATGACTGTAGCAATACCATTATAACAGTAAGGAGTTGGTTTCTTACAATCTTTCACTTCTATCTTGCAGGTAGTAGTGTCTTCTTTACCACAATTGTCTTCCGCTATAATCGTCAGCAAGTGCTTGCCGGCAGTAAGCTTCAAGGTTGATGGGAAAGCTGCTGAAGTGAATCGTTTTTGATTAGGTCCGCTTTTGAAGTCAATAGAAGTTACGTTGTACTTCTTGCCGTCGTAATCACTGGTAGATGCATTTAAATTGACTTCATACCTGAAGCTGATCAAGGATGTTTCTGTGCAATTATCCGTTGCCACAAAGTCAGGGCCTATGTATACAGGTACACTGCACATTGGATCTGGCTCTGCACCGGCTCCGGTGTAACCGTCATAAAAACAGAAGGTTGTATCACGGCAAGTTACTTCAGGAGCGATGGTATCGATCACTTTGATGATCTGGGTGTAGGTCACAAAACCATCACCATCATCTTTTAATTTTCTGTACACACAATATCTATCTGCACTGGCTACAAACCGGTCGTCTACGATCACATCCGGATCATGGTCGTGTGCGTTTGGATCGTATTTACACCAGTCGATTAACTTCCAGGTACGAATGATTTTATAACAAGCATCCGGTACGATGTCAAATCGTTCATCATCGTATTGTACCCCTACTAACTCACAATCATCATCCATGATCATGGGTCTGCCGGTAGCATCAGGATCCAGAGCCGTTCCACCTCCACATACAGCGACTACATCTTCAGGGAACATTACCTCAAAGTCAGATCGATGCTTCATGATAATCTTTTGCGTGCAGGAGACACTCGAGGTCATACATTTGTCTCCAACTGTCCAGGTGCGGCTGATCCAGCCATTACCACAATTGTCAATATACTCTTGATCTACAACTGTCGGTGCACCACCAATCCAGCAATTGTCCCAGATCTTAAAGTCTCCTTTCTCATAACCTGCAAGTGGAGTGCCATTAGGACCACCACTCAACAAAATGGGTTTGGAGAAATAATCTTTGGGATTGAGTTTGCCAGCCTGATCTGTTTTGTCAAGGCAAAGCCAGGTATGGCAATAGATTGGCGACCATGAATTAAGATCCTTGCGGTTGGATTCAGTTGAGTTGGGAACACGGCCACTGCCATAATCTCGACTCACACAAGGGTCTATCTCTCCACCATGTTCGTCCTGATGAACGGGGCCATAAATGCTGCAACCGTACCATCCAAAGGATTTTACTCCGGTTCCATCTAAGGTGTCTGACAAGTCACTATCATTTTCTTTTTTACATTCGATATTGTTGTAAGGTTTGCCGTAAAAATCACGGCAGGTAAAGTCTAATGCATTGTCTTTATCATCATCGTATGTATATCCAGTATCATCACAAGCGGCCCGAGCATACTCATAATCTCTATCTTTTTGCTGCTTACCCCATCACAGTACCAGAAGATATCCTCCGGAGTCTCGCAAACAGGTGGAGTTTTGTCATCCACTAAAATATTGATCATACAATCATTATAGATCGATTTGCAGAGCGCCAGTGCAAAAGGCACAAATCCTGTGGCTGCCACTGCTGCCGTTATATCTTCACCCACATGTTGTTCAAGATAGGTCTGGATAGCATCCCCCTCAAATGGAATCGAAATCTTAAACTCTGGTATACAGAAACTTCCGATACCTTCTTCCTGGATACCTTCTATCAAATCGATGATGACCGTTAAATTAGGATTGGAAGGATTCAATGGTAAAAATCCAGGTACAAATTGTCTAACAAACTGCCTGAAAACAGACAATACTTTGAGGGTAACCAACCGCTGGCAGTCAGCTTCAGTTTTATTGTGGACCTTGAAGGAGTCAAGTTGTGCATAAGCTTCCGGGGCCAGTACTTTCTCCAACTGTTTCAATAACAAACTATTCGGATCAAAAACATGGTAAAAGGTAAAGTAATAGCCATAGATCTGGGCCATATACCATTTATGTTCTGTTAGCTTGGTGATATGGGGGTCATACAAAGCGGTCTTACAATTATCAAATACCCTCAATACCACTTGTCTTTCACCACACTCGGTCAGGTCTACATAATCCTTAAATACATAGGTGCTGAGGTATTCCTCTACAATAAATTCAAAAGAAGTCTTCATCTTTTCATAATTGGCCCAGCCACAGATGAGTTTAAGATGATCAGTATACGCTTTTCTATAATAATCTACAGAGTCCATATCCGCAACAGCATAATGCAGATTGTCACAACAATTGTCTTTACTACTAGTGTTAAGATCTTTGGCATATACCCTGGCCCAACAGGTAGCGGGATCAACCGTCACCTGAGTGGTCTCTATACAATTAGGGGTAGGCGGCGTCATATCTTCCACAAAAACCACCAAGGGGAAATTGCAGGTATTATAACAAGCATCCGTAAGACTCATTTTACCAATATGTATACCTACCGGCAAAGAGATCGGAGCTCCGGTAGGGCCAAGATCTTTAGTCAGCACTACTGTTTTGCCAGGATGACCTGGATCTGCGTAGACGAAAGTATATGATTGTTTTACATCACTACAATCCCATACATTCATTCGATTAATGTTAAAATTGGCATAACAGTCGTGAGGTCCTACTGATCTTAAATAACCAACAGTGTCTTTTAGACCAGTGACAATTTGAGTGATCGGGCCTGGTACATTCTGGGAACCAGCAACCACTATACTCGGATCAACTTTGTCTTCGATGGTGATATACTGAACACAGATTTTTTCTTCGCCGGTACACCAGTCATAGATACGCCATTCCCGTCGAATCTTAAATCCTGCTCCGCAGATGTCCAGCGGCTTATCCACATAACTTACTATGATCTTGCAAACACCACCGAGTTGTGGATACATTGGCGTTTTGTCCTTTATAATGGTACAAAATGCTTCATTTGGCTTTTTAACTATTTCAAAACCATCATCATTTAATTCAATTTGAACCAGGGTCTTTTGCAGATCCAGCACGGAGTCTGACAAATAGGGCACTACCAGACTATCCGGATTTATGCAGAAATTTTCATTACTTCCAAAAACCAGGTTAGGAAGAATTAAATTATCAAACAAAACTTTGGTGCCTCCCCAACGCGCTGGAAAAGCTCCAAGTTCAACCATTGGATCTCCCTTGCCCTGCAATTTTAACAAAAATTCTGGTGATGGATAATTTGGGCTTTTGGGATCTTTAGAAAAAGTTACTAAATCCCAATATTTGACATTTAATATTGAAGATGGGTTCAGGTTACCACCGGTTGCAAATAGTTTTGTTCCATTGAGGCAATACATCCTGCATGGCAAATTAATCATGCTGGCGCAACATACACTATCCAGCACATTTTTTCTTATGGTCAGGGTATCTGTACAAGTATTTCCGTTACCCCAGGCATCACTAGTTTGAATATTGCGAATCGCCAGACCTAAAATACCTACACTATCGCATCCATAATCTTTCCAGGTGATGTTGGAGATGACATTGCTTACATCGGAGCAATTGTCTTTTGCTTCTGCAGTCACCTGATTGATAGCAGCAAGTTGGAAGCAACTGATGGTGGTGCTTTTGCAGGGGACGAGAGGACCGGTTTTGTCTTCGATCGTTACATATCCCCAACAGCTATTATTAGTGGCTGGATCCTTTACTTGATAGACTACAGTATAACCTAACAGATCTCTATTTGCCCTGGTTGGTGGTATGCATGGTGCCACCTGAAATGGATAAGACAAGACCACTTCATATCCACAATCTCCAGGATTTTCTAAAAAGTCATCTGCTATAAAATCCCGGTAACAATCATCTGCATTCATGCTGGCATGAACATGATCATTACATACTAGGACACATTGTGCTGTGAGTTTTGAAAAAATGCTTAAAGTAAATAAAGCAGAAAAAAGTAAAAACTTTTTCATGTGTAATTTTTTTTGGGTCAGTAAAAAGTAAAAATTCGGTCTAAAAGTAATAAACTAAGATGAAAATCAATCAATTAATTAGATTTTTTTTAACTTTTTATTTGGTTTTGAGTTCACACTTGAGCTAATCAATAGGATTAATCTTCAAATTTTAATAGCTAATTGGTCATACAAAATTTTGAGCCTAAAGATCTTTGGAGTACCTTCTATTGTGTGCAACTAATTATAAATCAATGCAATAGACAAATGTAATTGATTAGCTTATTGAACCTGCAAGGATGGTCTTCGACTTCCAATGATCGCTCAGAAATTCATAACTGTCCAGCCTATTGTGATAGAAGTATAATATCTTGAGGCTACCACTTATAATATCACCGGCTTTGGTATATTTTAAAGGTTTGACGGAGTGAAAGACACCTAATTTATTGATAGCATCTGCAATACACTCTTTTGGCGGCAGGAGGGCTGAAGCATCTAATCTTATCAGACCTTCGGCGGCTTTAGAAATTAACAGTTCTTGTACTTCGCCTAGTTTCAGGGAAATGTCATCGATTGGAATTTCAATCTCCGACGGATCCATCCTTAGTAGTGCAAAAACATCTAACAAAGGGTGTGTGGCCTGCATATATTTGAAGGTACAATAGGACACCAGGTTAGTACTGAATACGATGTTATGACAATGATAACTTTCAACGATTTTCTCCGCTAGAATAGAGGTGTACACATTGTCCCGCTGATGTACATTTTCCTCAGATTGGTCTGCAGATCCAAAATAATCCTGGAGATTCAATAAATGATTTTTGGGATCGATGCTTTCACCTTGATCGTTTACATTATTGCCTATGACATCCAGCGGTTCACCAAAAGAAAGTGCTATCTCGGAGCTTTTGGACAACAATCTGTACAGGAAGACAAATACATTTTTGATACTTTTAAACTCATCTCTGCCTCCTGCCATATAAGCATCTTTACCGGTGGCTCTGAGGTGTTGTTCGATTAAAAATCTGGCTTCCAGGACACAATGATAATTGAGCACCATGGGTACCACATATATTTTCCTGAACTTTGATCCAGAGCGCAAAATCTCTCGTTGAGCCTCTACTGCTGTACCAAGCAGGCCTAACTTAAGCTTTGTCTCCAGACTGCCTGACCGTGACCTGGTACCACCCGGAAAAAACAACGTGTTGGTACCCCATTGAAGAGAGATATTGGACATGGCCTTGAGCACTTCAAGATAAACCGGATTTTTTTTGCGTCGATCTACCCGATACGCTCCCAGCCTATTCATAAAATACCCCATTAACTCTGAATTGTAGAGATTGAGACCTGCTCCATATGAAAAGGCCGGCAATCCAGCTATTTCGTCCAAGGCATACCCAATCATAATACTGTCCATATTTGATGAGTGGGTGGGTACTATAACCAGGACCCCATCTTTGGAGAGCTCTCTGATTTTTGCTATTGGCCCAAACAATTTAATTCGCTCATGAATCTGGAATTTGGATCGAAAAATATAGAAAATGTTTTTGGCATTGGCAGCATTGAGCAATCTTCGAAAAAAAAAGGACAAAAACCTTCTGGCAAAAAGGAATGTTTTCGTTTTAAAGCCGCCGGCTACTTCTTCTGCATACCGTTCAACGATCTTTTTTAACAGATATTCACTACGACCCTGGATTTCATGTACATCAGCATTGTTGTCAGGGAGCGATTTTTGGATTTTTTTCCAAAATAAGGGCTCGTTTTGAGGATCAGCGCTCCAGGGCTCTTCTTTCATCCGGATCTTTTCCATGTAAATCGTCCGAGCGAGTACTTTGTCCAATTTGCCTACATATTTTGTCTTAAGGCTGTTGATCGCAGATTTATTAATCTCTTCTATGAGCTTGGGTCTATGATCATAGAGCTGATGTATAGGCCAGTCATCGATCTTTTCTATTACGTGTGGTAGGGATTTGATAGGTAACTCCATGTAAAAGTGTAAAGCTAATCGAAATCTGGATTACTTACACATGTCTTCGATCAGAGATCTAACTTCCTGATTGCCTGTCAGTTTGACAGCAGAGTGTCTTAGGATTGGTGGCAGTTCTTCCCAGGATTCTAGCAATTTTTGGGAAAACTCGTCTTCCAGGGCTTGCAACTTAAGAGGTTTGGTCCTGTCACATTTGGTCCTGACGATGACGAATGGGATACCTTGCTCACCACACCAGTTGATAAATTCTAAGTCTAAGTCCTGGGGAGAGATGTTGGCATCTACCAGGATAATGACACTAACGAGATTATCACATCCGGACAAAAATTTATTGGTCATATCAGTCCATTTGCCACGCAACTCTTTGGATACTTTGGCAAAACCATAGCCTGGCATATCAACCAGGTAAAACTGCTGGTCTACTATATAATAATTAAGTGTCTGAGTCTTGCCGGGGTTGGCTGATATCCTTGCCAGCCCTTTTTGGTTGCACAATGCATTGATAAAAGAAGATTTTCCGACATTGGATCTTCCGATGACCGCTACAGTTGGTCTTTGATCAGCAGGTAATTGACTAGCATCGACATAACTGCCTACGTAGGTGGCAATCCAATGATGTGCTTTAGAAGATTTGGATTTCATCATAAGTTTAATTGTGTTAACACTGATATTAATTGGAGGTTAATTCCATTCATATTAAACAATTGTTTAATATAATTGGCACGATTTTATCGTTATCAGATCAAAACAAGTCTGCAAGATGAAAAAAATAATCGTGTTCTTAGCCATTTGGGTGTCTGTATCGACTCAGATTCACGCTCAATTGAGAGTTGGATTGAAGTTTGGAGCTTCCAGCAATAATTTGTTGACGACTCCATTAAATATTCCCGGCCAATCAGATTTCAGTGATTTTAAACTATCGCTAAAACAAGCCAATTACGGGGTGCACGCAGGCATATTTACCCAGGTAAAAATAGCGGGCATATTCATCCAACCAGAAGTGATGTTTAACTCCAATAGTGCAGATTATAAGATCAGTGATGTCACTGCCGATCCACTGGAAATCATCAAAAGGGAAAGTTATCAATATGTAGATGTGCCGATACTGGTCGGTGTAAAACTCGGTCCTTTACAACTAGGCTTAGGCCCAGTAGGGCATTTTTTCCTCAACAGTACTTCAGAACTGTTTGACATACAAGGTTATACTCAGAAATTTAAAGAATTTACTTATGGCTACCAGGCAAATGCTGCGTTGGTGATAGGCAAACTATATATAGATGTACGCCATGAAGGGAATTTTTCAAAATATGGTGATCATATTGAGTTTTTTGGGCATCAATATAGTTTTGACAAGTCACCATCGAGGTTGATTGGGAGTATAGGGATTGCTTTCTGAGGAATTTGGGGTGAGTCGGATGGATTTCGCACAAAGACGCAGAGTCGCAAAGGGCCTGGGTAATTCGCGCAAAGACGCAAAGGAACCGAGTATTTCGCCCAAAATACCTGTGTAGGGAAGTCGCATAGGATTATGGGTGTGGGTAGGATATTTTTTTTGATTACCTAATTTTTGGAGGCAAGCATTTCATATTCTTGCAAAACATCAGGATTTCTCATACTGCCAGTGATTCCTTTTCTATAAGTTCAATCAGGGTGATTCCTTTAAATAGCTTTTTATGGGAGCTTCCATTTTTTTACCGCTCAGGGTATAGGGTATATCTTTTACAGCATAAATTTCATCGGGCACATGTCGGGGAGAGCAATGGGTGCGAATTGTTTTTTTTATGGTTGTCCTTAAGTCTTCATTTAAAGCTACCCCACCAGCAAGTTTTACAAAAAGAGGCATAAACGGTTCTCCCTGGTCTGAGTCAATATGAATAATAAGGGAATCTTCAATATTGGGTAAAAGGTCTACTGCTGCATAGATCTCCGCTGTTCCAATGCGTACTCCATATCGTTTTAGAGTAGTGTCTGATCGGCCGCTGATGATCAGTCCCTGGTGAGGAGTGAGCGTGATCCAATCGCCATGTCGCCAGATGCCGGGAAAATAATCAAAATACGAAGCTTTATACTTTTCTCCAGTAGGGTCATTCCAAAAATATATCGGCATACAAGGCATAGGACTTACTATGACGAGCTCGCCTTCTTTATTGAATAATTCATGGCCATGGTCATCAAAAACTTTAAGGTCACACCCCAAGGCTCTGCATTGAATCTCCCCGATATAAATAGGTTTGATTGGACATCCACCTACGAAGGCTGTACACATGTCTGTCCCGCCGCTCATGGACCATAGATAAAAACCATGTGATACAGAATGATACAGCCATTGATATGCTTCAGCACTCAAGGGGGAGCCTGTGCTGTTGATACTCCTCAGATTTTCCAGTGCCGGGAGTTTGAGTTCATCTTTGATACAAGCATGGATAAAAGGCGCACTTGTACCAAAATGATTGATACCCAGCGACTCAGCCAGACTCCATAAATGTCCCGAATCCGGGTAAGTCGGATGACCGTCATACAAGATGATGACCGCCCCAGCCAGCCAGGTGGCGTGCAGGTAATTCCACATCATCCATCCTGTTGTAGTGTACCAAAAAAATACTTCCCGTGATTTTACATCATTGTGAAAGTGAACATACTTGAGGTGTTCAAGTAACATACCGCCG encodes:
- a CDS encoding 1-acyl-sn-glycerol-3-phosphate acyltransferase, whose translation is MELPIKSLPHVIEKIDDWPIHQLYDHRPKLIEEINKSAINSLKTKYVGKLDKVLARTIYMEKIRMKEEPWSADPQNEPLFWKKIQKSLPDNNADVHEIQGRSEYLLKKIVERYAEEVAGGFKTKTFLFARRFLSFFFRRLLNAANAKNIFYIFRSKFQIHERIKLFGPIAKIRELSKDGVLVIVPTHSSNMDSIMIGYALDEIAGLPAFSYGAGLNLYNSELMGYFMNRLGAYRVDRRKKNPVYLEVLKAMSNISLQWGTNTLFFPGGTRSRSGSLETKLKLGLLGTAVEAQREILRSGSKFRKIYVVPMVLNYHCVLEARFLIEQHLRATGKDAYMAGGRDEFKSIKNVFVFLYRLLSKSSEIALSFGEPLDVIGNNVNDQGESIDPKNHLLNLQDYFGSADQSEENVHQRDNVYTSILAEKIVESYHCHNIVFSTNLVSYCTFKYMQATHPLLDVFALLRMDPSEIEIPIDDISLKLGEVQELLISKAAEGLIRLDASALLPPKECIADAINKLGVFHSVKPLKYTKAGDIISGSLKILYFYHNRLDSYEFLSDHWKSKTILAGSIS
- a CDS encoding YihA family ribosome biogenesis GTP-binding protein, with amino-acid sequence MMKSKSSKAHHWIATYVGSYVDASQLPADQRPTVAVIGRSNVGKSSFINALCNQKGLARISANPGKTQTLNYYIVDQQFYLVDMPGYGFAKVSKELRGKWTDMTNKFLSGCDNLVSVIILVDANISPQDLDLEFINWCGEQGIPFVIVRTKCDRTKPLKLQALEDEFSQKLLESWEELPPILRHSAVKLTGNQEVRSLIEDMCK
- a CDS encoding acetoacetate--CoA ligase, producing the protein MNSYPASPIFSPSNEDIESSHLFHFLQWVNKKYLLELEDYDALWRWSVEHKEAFWSDLLHYFKVSYQGAYLNVTNSDAMPGVRWFDGITLNYAEHLLRNKLPDDIALIACDESATPRYVYWKDVESQAATLQKWLLSKKLAMGDRVVAYLPNIPEATISLLSTISTGLVWSSCSPDFGSASVINRFRQIEPKVLIAVAKYTYGGKQFNRIQELKDIIQSIPSLEVVVLVNGDQGMQHDFSSDLPVYTWENIMADDREENLEFKQVPFNHPMWILYSSGTTGLPKAITHSHGGMLLEHLKYVHFHNDVKSREVFFWYTTTGWMMWNYLHATWLAGAVIILYDGHPTYPDSGHLWSLAESLGINHFGTSAPFIHACIKDELKLPALENLRSINSTGSPLSAEAYQWLYHSVSHGFYLWSMSGGTDMCTAFVGGCPIKPIYIGEIQCRALGCDLKVFDDHGHELFNKEGELVIVSPMPCMPIYFWNDPTGEKYKASYFDYFPGIWRHGDWITLTPHQGLIISGRSDTTLKRYGVRIGTAEIYAAVDLLPNIEDSLIIHIDSDQGEPFMPLFVKLAGGVALNEDLRTTIKKTIRTHCSPRHVPDEIYAVKDIPYTLSGKKMEAPIKSYLKESP
- a CDS encoding T9SS type A sorting domain-containing protein produces the protein MSDTLDGTGVKSFGWYGCSIYGPVHQDEHGGEIDPCVSRDYGSGRVPNSTESNRKDLNSWSPIYCHTWLCLDKTDQAGKLNPKDYFSKPILLSGGPNGTPLAGYEKGDFKIWDNCWIGGAPTVVDQEYIDNCGNGWISRTWTVGDKCMTSSVSCTQKIIMKHRSDFEVMFPEDVVAVCGGGTALDPDATGRPMIMDDDCELVGVQYDDERFDIVPDACYKIIRTWKLIDWCKYDPNAHDHDPDVIVDDRFVASADRYCVYRKLKDDGDGFVTYTQIIKVIDTIAPEVTCRDTTFCFYDGYTGAGAEPDPMCSVPVYIGPDFVATDNCTETSLISFRYEVNLNASTSDYDGKKYNVTSIDFKSGPNQKRFTSAAFPSTLKLTAGKHLLTIIAEDNCGKEDTTTCKIEVKDCKKPTPYCYNGIATVIMPSTGSVIVWATDLNAGSYDNCTKKADLKFSFDADGKQLSDTFTCADVPGGQSAINEVNIYVWDAAGNKDHCLTYLNIQDGSGNICPDLAGVVADVSGKVMTESTEAVENVTLQTIDTKPLPAYKTDAKGTYAFSDLPMYHDYAIVPKRNDDPTNGVTTIDLILMQKHILGEELITSPYKLIAADVDKSNDISAIDLVELRKLILTVYDKMPNTESWRFVPKDYVFSNPASPWGFPEKINLANLNQDEINRDFIGIKVGDLNSSVVPHSLLGAESRGAADVLRFKIIDQSLKAGEETVVEFTAENFRQIEGYQFTLAMNGLELKSIEPGLLKISNNNFGLTKLGQGYITTSWNDNTGINASSTDVLFSIKVKAARDITLSESMFINSKYTHAEAYKSTAVSGSSLGVTLEVGSRSTLGYALHQNTPNPFSSSTMIAYELAKADKVTLKITDITGRVVRVYHQDGVKGYNQLKISKSDIPGTGLMYYTLETKDFSATKKMIMLQ